A window of Phragmitibacter flavus contains these coding sequences:
- a CDS encoding c-type cytochrome domain-containing protein: MTKIALIILLYFATSIPLTAAPVSFSKDLAPILADKCLGCHEEDNDKGGYRVDTFHALLQPGDSDETPVTPGKPDSGLFFHRLITDDEDDRMPQKDDPLPAAQIELFKRWIAEGAKFDGKDPQQSLASLMPKKPAVSAPDQYPQPLPITALAWLPDQTTLLVSGYHEVTLWDSNTGKLKKRIPGLPERIFALALHPDGKTLAVAGGVPGRSGELVIIDLNTGKPINTLPPGSDTQLAVAFSPNGELLAYAGTSNTVHVIKTKGWIPAWQVEAHADWITQLAFSPDSKLLASASRDRTARSFQASNGDVLHTQTTHGNPVTSVIYSADSKRLFTAANNGEVRAAALNPEGQLGTAVITGRRVEATRLAFADNRLILASIDGRVRSFDITKKKDDKPLDLPPFGQRIDALALHPEGKKLAIAGANGKVHLIDLQEKKLLTSFTASPGFGIISP, encoded by the coding sequence ATGACAAAAATCGCCCTCATCATCCTGCTCTACTTCGCCACCTCCATCCCACTCACCGCCGCCCCCGTTTCCTTCAGCAAAGACCTCGCCCCCATCCTCGCCGACAAATGCCTCGGCTGTCACGAAGAGGATAACGACAAAGGTGGTTACCGCGTCGACACCTTCCATGCCTTGCTCCAACCTGGCGACAGCGACGAAACCCCGGTCACTCCCGGCAAACCCGACTCCGGCTTGTTCTTCCACCGCCTCATCACTGATGACGAAGATGATCGCATGCCGCAAAAGGACGACCCTCTTCCCGCCGCCCAGATCGAACTTTTCAAACGCTGGATCGCAGAGGGCGCCAAATTCGACGGCAAAGATCCCCAGCAGTCCCTCGCATCATTGATGCCGAAAAAGCCCGCCGTCAGCGCCCCGGATCAATACCCACAACCGTTGCCCATCACCGCCCTCGCCTGGCTGCCCGATCAAACCACGCTCCTCGTCAGCGGCTATCACGAAGTCACCCTGTGGGACAGCAACACCGGAAAACTCAAAAAACGCATCCCCGGACTTCCTGAACGCATTTTCGCCCTTGCCCTTCATCCCGATGGCAAAACCCTCGCCGTCGCCGGTGGTGTCCCCGGTCGATCCGGTGAACTCGTCATCATCGATCTCAACACCGGCAAACCCATCAACACCCTTCCCCCCGGCAGCGATACCCAACTCGCCGTTGCCTTTTCCCCCAACGGCGAACTCCTCGCCTACGCTGGCACCAGCAACACCGTCCACGTCATCAAAACAAAAGGCTGGATTCCCGCCTGGCAGGTTGAAGCCCATGCCGATTGGATCACCCAGCTCGCCTTTTCTCCAGACAGCAAACTCCTCGCCAGCGCCAGTCGTGACCGCACCGCCCGCTCCTTCCAGGCAAGTAACGGCGACGTCCTTCACACTCAAACCACCCACGGCAATCCGGTCACCTCAGTCATCTACTCCGCCGACAGCAAACGCCTCTTCACCGCCGCCAACAATGGCGAAGTTCGCGCCGCCGCCCTCAACCCCGAAGGCCAGCTCGGCACCGCCGTCATCACTGGTCGCCGCGTCGAAGCCACCCGACTCGCCTTTGCCGACAACCGCCTCATTCTCGCCTCCATTGATGGCCGCGTTCGCTCCTTCGACATCACCAAAAAGAAAGACGATAAACCCCTCGACCTTCCCCCGTTTGGCCAACGCATCGACGCCCTCGCCCTTCATCCCGAAGGCAAAAAGCTCGCCATTGCCGGAGCCAACGGCAAGGTCCACCTCATCGACCTCCAGGAGAAAAAACTCCTCACCTCCTTCACCGCCTCCCCGGGTTTTGGAATAATTTCCCCGTAG
- the pyrE gene encoding orotate phosphoribosyltransferase, translating to MPTLPEATELLRELLLKKSVMRGDFTLASGAKSDLYVDCRLTTLDAAGGCLVGQVMHALLRKAEEETGVKVAAVGGLTMGADPVALSAAMFSHLSDDSVPVPAYSVRKAAKDHGRKKLVEGNFKAGDVVAVVDDVITTGGSTIKAIEQVEAEGGKIGFVLVLLDREEGGKANIEARGVKVFSAFTRSSLLG from the coding sequence ATGCCCACCCTTCCTGAAGCCACTGAGTTGTTGCGCGAGTTGTTGTTGAAAAAGTCGGTGATGCGCGGCGATTTCACGCTGGCATCGGGAGCGAAGAGCGATCTGTATGTCGACTGCCGGCTGACGACATTGGATGCGGCGGGCGGATGTTTGGTGGGCCAGGTGATGCATGCCCTGTTGCGCAAGGCGGAGGAAGAGACAGGGGTTAAGGTGGCGGCGGTCGGTGGTTTGACGATGGGTGCGGACCCGGTGGCGCTGAGTGCAGCGATGTTCTCGCACTTGAGCGACGATTCGGTGCCCGTGCCAGCCTACAGCGTGCGCAAGGCGGCGAAGGACCACGGTCGCAAAAAGCTGGTGGAAGGAAATTTCAAGGCCGGGGATGTGGTGGCGGTGGTGGATGACGTCATTACGACTGGTGGATCGACCATCAAGGCGATTGAGCAGGTCGAGGCCGAGGGTGGCAAGATTGGTTTTGTGCTGGTGCTGCTGGATCGCGAAGAAGGCGGCAAGGCGAACATTGAGGCGCGCGGGGTGAAGGTGTTCTCAGCGTTTACGCGATCGAGTTTACTGGGGTGA
- a CDS encoding RES family NAD+ phosphorylase yields the protein MTRPNPEFSKFYQALSNANAFTSWNGNVVRQTAPRWMARPYRFTGAGAVHSGGRWTVQRLMPSVYASTDPITLNEELYYKGTRYGFTDADFKAQLRAGMHWELQAVLDLTQPTILDLLGVSHTQIVSCNWEDAQKSGIEPITQAIARAAFEHLVEGLVVPSARRRNGVNVVYFPCHRRDGSLIQTLDEANIPFVHGL from the coding sequence ATGACACGCCCCAACCCCGAATTTTCCAAGTTTTACCAAGCATTGTCCAACGCCAATGCTTTCACGTCTTGGAATGGCAACGTCGTCCGCCAGACAGCCCCGCGCTGGATGGCTCGCCCCTACCGCTTCACAGGAGCAGGTGCTGTTCACTCCGGCGGACGCTGGACCGTTCAACGTCTCATGCCCTCCGTCTACGCAAGCACGGATCCCATCACCCTCAACGAAGAACTCTACTACAAAGGCACGCGTTACGGATTCACCGACGCCGATTTCAAAGCCCAGCTCAGGGCCGGCATGCACTGGGAGCTCCAGGCCGTGCTTGACCTCACCCAGCCCACCATCCTCGACCTTCTCGGAGTGTCCCACACCCAAATCGTCAGTTGCAATTGGGAAGACGCTCAAAAATCTGGCATCGAGCCCATCACTCAGGCCATCGCAAGAGCCGCCTTCGAGCATCTCGTCGAAGGACTCGTTGTTCCTTCCGCCCGACGCCGCAACGGCGTTAACGTCGTCTATTTTCCCTGCCATCGACGCGATGGCAGTCTCATTCAAACCCTGGACGAAGCGAACATCCCATTCGTTCACGGCTTATAA
- a CDS encoding class I SAM-dependent methyltransferase encodes MPAPSWRKPKPSAKKTTRPEGDPASQNTSWEKSADWYDRLIGAQGSELYQNVVIPGALKLLKPGQTKGKSESESILDLGCGQGVFTRAIQSTTPPGTQLTGVDLSPTLIAKAKSYPGAKDIRYFARDAASLDGLGEFDAISAILCIQNMPHLDKVSSACARILKPGGRMLWVLNHPAFRIPRQSSWGWEDDRKIQYRRLDAYSSEMEIPILMHPGQEKSESTVSFHHSLQNLLLPGFQSGLSLTGLEEWHSNKTSEPGPKARAENRARNEFPLFLALLWQKK; translated from the coding sequence ATGCCCGCACCATCCTGGCGTAAACCCAAGCCATCCGCCAAAAAAACCACCCGTCCCGAAGGCGACCCAGCATCGCAAAACACCTCGTGGGAAAAATCTGCCGATTGGTATGACCGACTCATCGGTGCCCAAGGGTCCGAGCTCTACCAAAACGTCGTCATCCCCGGCGCCTTAAAACTTCTCAAACCCGGCCAAACCAAAGGCAAATCCGAATCGGAATCCATTCTCGATCTCGGCTGCGGACAAGGCGTCTTCACCCGCGCCATTCAATCTACCACACCGCCCGGCACCCAGCTCACCGGCGTCGATCTTTCACCCACCCTCATCGCCAAAGCGAAAAGCTACCCCGGTGCCAAAGACATCCGATATTTCGCCCGCGACGCCGCCAGTCTCGATGGACTCGGCGAATTCGATGCCATCTCCGCCATCCTCTGCATCCAGAACATGCCCCATCTGGACAAAGTCAGCAGCGCCTGCGCCCGCATCCTCAAGCCCGGCGGCCGCATGCTGTGGGTCCTCAATCATCCCGCCTTCCGCATCCCCCGCCAGTCCTCCTGGGGCTGGGAAGACGACCGCAAGATCCAATACCGCCGACTCGACGCCTACAGTTCCGAAATGGAGATCCCCATCCTCATGCACCCCGGGCAGGAAAAGAGCGAGAGCACCGTCAGTTTCCACCACAGCCTGCAGAACCTTCTTCTTCCCGGCTTTCAAAGCGGTCTAAGCCTCACCGGCTTGGAAGAATGGCACTCCAACAAAACCAGCGAACCCGGCCCCAAGGCCCGCGCTGAAAACCGTGCCCGGAACGAATTCCCCCTCTTCCTCGCCCTCCTCTGGCAGAAAAAGTAA
- a CDS encoding GAF domain-containing SpoIIE family protein phosphatase: protein MIGWIIAAILLLIMAGVGWPLYKALKASRKDLKDFLQDDTERAGRRRRVFDVLHTLGNAILHGQSDTTLHRLIAEGAVRVVQSQGAILYLLDEKGKSLVPRHCTKDCPPLISLPERIIDQARSNVGTLPSFLRLHSIAPGEGVIGSVLAEQREENIPDLRHHPKFQGASNPFQSHVAALIAPLNHGGRHLGVLAAASDTTTPFSEHELEMFVALARQCGFALGNAQAHQEANAKKALEAELRNASEIQRILLPEKAPDIPGFDIAARNVPARLVSGDYFDFFPIGTDHVGVAIADVCGKGIPAALLTAMCRSVLRANAREILSPAAVMSLVNRNLFPDIREDMFITAAYAVLSADGNSVMLARAGHTSPLLWKHATGQVEEVKAPGLAVGVDKGNVFDRITRDVSVPMDHGDVLLFYTDGVDEATDHKGLLFGVDRIKTVLSLAAPNGAQAVIDALCDAVTKFMGGDPQTDDITLVAMCKK from the coding sequence ATGATCGGATGGATCATCGCCGCAATCCTCCTGCTCATCATGGCAGGCGTCGGCTGGCCCCTCTACAAGGCGCTCAAGGCCTCCCGCAAAGACTTAAAAGATTTTCTCCAGGACGACACCGAGCGTGCCGGCCGTCGCCGCCGCGTTTTTGATGTCCTGCACACCCTCGGAAACGCCATTCTTCACGGCCAGTCCGACACCACCCTCCATCGACTCATTGCCGAAGGTGCCGTTCGTGTGGTGCAATCCCAAGGTGCCATCCTCTATCTCCTTGATGAAAAAGGCAAATCGCTCGTGCCCCGCCACTGCACCAAGGACTGCCCTCCGCTGATCTCGCTTCCCGAGCGCATCATCGACCAGGCCCGCAGCAACGTCGGCACCCTCCCCAGCTTTCTCCGCCTCCACAGCATCGCACCTGGCGAAGGTGTCATTGGCTCCGTTCTGGCCGAACAACGCGAAGAAAACATCCCTGATCTCCGCCACCATCCCAAGTTTCAAGGTGCCAGCAACCCCTTCCAAAGCCACGTCGCCGCCCTCATCGCACCCCTCAATCACGGCGGTCGACATCTCGGCGTCCTCGCCGCCGCCTCCGACACCACCACTCCCTTCAGCGAACACGAACTAGAAATGTTCGTCGCCCTGGCCCGGCAATGCGGATTCGCCCTAGGCAACGCCCAGGCCCACCAGGAGGCCAACGCCAAAAAAGCCCTTGAGGCCGAACTCCGCAACGCCAGCGAAATCCAGCGCATTCTTCTTCCCGAAAAAGCTCCCGACATCCCCGGCTTCGACATCGCCGCCCGCAACGTTCCCGCCCGACTCGTCAGCGGCGATTATTTTGACTTTTTCCCCATCGGCACCGATCACGTCGGCGTCGCCATCGCCGACGTCTGTGGCAAAGGGATTCCCGCCGCCCTGCTGACCGCCATGTGTCGCAGCGTGCTGCGGGCCAACGCCCGTGAAATCCTCAGCCCTGCGGCAGTCATGAGCCTGGTGAACCGCAACCTCTTCCCGGACATCCGTGAAGACATGTTCATCACCGCCGCCTACGCCGTCCTCTCCGCCGATGGCAACAGCGTCATGCTCGCCCGCGCCGGTCACACCAGTCCTCTCCTCTGGAAACACGCCACCGGCCAGGTCGAGGAAGTCAAGGCCCCGGGCCTCGCCGTCGGCGTCGACAAAGGCAACGTCTTTGACCGCATCACCCGCGATGTCAGCGTCCCCATGGACCACGGCGATGTCCTGCTTTTCTACACCGATGGCGTCGACGAAGCCACCGACCACAAAGGCCTCCTTTTTGGAGTCGACCGCATCAAAACCGTCCTTAGTCTCGCCGCCCCGAACGGTGCTCAGGCCGTCATCGACGCCCTCTGCGACGCCGTCACCAAATTCATGGGCGGCGACCCTCAAACCGACGACATCACCCTCGTCGCCATGTGCAAAAAATAA
- a CDS encoding STAS domain-containing protein produces MTPPAPILVGQVGNLLWLRVEGKGSFQNSVQVKRCFQTMMEKGSRHFVVDLERCPIMDSTFLGTLTGAALNLQSKGEGEVCIINANARNHQLLTSLGLDHILEVDTEGERYREERELVRADLSTIPQEGGAPDKTEQAEHVLAAHEALTQANEENASRFKDVIEFLEKELRAKSGATA; encoded by the coding sequence ATGACACCACCCGCACCCATTCTCGTAGGACAAGTTGGCAACCTGCTCTGGCTCCGCGTGGAAGGCAAAGGCTCGTTCCAAAACAGCGTCCAGGTAAAACGCTGTTTCCAAACCATGATGGAGAAGGGCAGCCGCCACTTTGTCGTTGATCTCGAACGATGTCCCATCATGGACAGCACCTTTCTTGGCACCCTCACCGGAGCCGCGCTCAATCTCCAAAGCAAAGGCGAAGGCGAAGTCTGCATCATCAATGCCAACGCCCGCAACCACCAACTCCTGACCAGCCTCGGCCTTGATCACATTCTCGAAGTCGACACCGAAGGCGAACGCTATCGCGAAGAACGCGAACTTGTCCGTGCCGACCTGAGCACCATTCCGCAAGAAGGAGGCGCTCCCGACAAAACCGAACAGGCCGAGCACGTCCTTGCCGCCCATGAAGCCCTCACCCAGGCGAACGAAGAAAACGCCAGCCGCTTCAAGGACGTCATCGAATTTCTCGAAAAAGAACTTCGCGCCAAATCCGGTGCCACGGCATGA
- the alr gene encoding alanine racemase: MSATENEVLRSWVEVDLDALRHNADVARRESGTEIMAIVKAGAYGHGVARVAQALVPQVAMFGVANLREAIELRDAGIDTSICLLGACLEEEYESALQGRFHLTVNSLDQAHALNQLAGKIGIHAQVHAVVDTGMGRLGFPETEWQEGTIRELIHLPHLTWEGFASHLPVADEDNEFTHRQITRFREMVQLTQTHGMRPHWTHLCNSAGILGFREPQSFCNLTRPGLLLYGVSPLPPSQSLLRSTLTWKTRITLLRQLPAGHGVSYGRSVLLQRPSQVATLACGYADGYPRQASNQDTHVLIHGKRCPLLGRVTMDQIMVDVTDLPENAHVGDEVVLLGQQGDEMITPVELADKAGTIAWDIFTGIGRRVTRLYCEV; encoded by the coding sequence ATGAGCGCGACTGAGAACGAAGTTTTGCGCAGCTGGGTCGAAGTGGACCTCGACGCCCTGCGTCATAATGCCGACGTAGCGCGTCGCGAAAGCGGCACCGAGATCATGGCGATCGTCAAAGCCGGCGCCTACGGGCACGGGGTGGCGCGGGTCGCCCAGGCGCTGGTTCCCCAGGTCGCCATGTTCGGCGTCGCCAACCTTCGCGAGGCCATCGAATTGCGGGACGCTGGGATCGACACCTCCATTTGCCTCCTCGGAGCCTGCCTTGAAGAGGAATACGAATCCGCCTTGCAGGGTCGATTCCATCTCACCGTCAACAGCCTCGACCAGGCTCATGCCCTTAATCAACTAGCCGGGAAAATCGGTATCCATGCTCAGGTGCACGCCGTGGTCGATACCGGCATGGGCCGCCTGGGTTTTCCGGAGACCGAATGGCAGGAAGGCACCATTCGCGAGCTCATCCACCTGCCTCATCTCACTTGGGAAGGTTTTGCTTCGCACCTGCCTGTGGCGGATGAAGACAACGAATTCACCCATCGGCAGATCACCCGCTTTCGCGAGATGGTGCAGCTTACGCAAACCCATGGCATGCGCCCGCACTGGACCCATCTTTGCAACAGCGCCGGCATCCTCGGTTTTAGAGAGCCACAATCTTTTTGCAACCTCACCCGGCCTGGTCTGCTTCTCTACGGGGTTTCGCCCCTTCCGCCATCGCAGTCCCTCCTTCGCTCCACCCTGACATGGAAGACCCGCATCACCCTGCTGCGGCAGCTTCCCGCCGGACATGGCGTCAGCTACGGTCGCAGCGTTCTTCTTCAACGCCCCAGCCAGGTCGCCACGCTTGCCTGTGGATATGCCGATGGCTACCCGCGCCAAGCCTCCAATCAGGACACCCATGTCCTCATTCACGGCAAACGCTGTCCCCTGCTTGGCCGGGTGACCATGGATCAGATCATGGTCGACGTCACTGATCTCCCGGAGAATGCCCACGTTGGGGACGAGGTGGTTCTTCTGGGTCAGCAGGGTGACGAAATGATCACGCCGGTCGAGCTCGCCGACAAAGCCGGCACCATTGCATGGGACATTTTCACGGGAATTGGCCGTCGTGTCACACGTCTCTACTGCGAGGTTTGA
- a CDS encoding DUF1802 family protein has product MSSAVAAAVGFKEWSFVCEALGQGVQTLILRKGGIHEGKKGFQFSHENFWLFPTGFHAQEAQLNWLPPNAAEVTVPQDEMRESVEIRHFAKMHAVWRVTDWNRVSALAPFHVWTEEVVRERFAWNEESCLHIALVRVSTLPQTWSFPYQRGYGGCRSWVNLPEEGIALESQLADVLDDSTWQQQAASIRTLLGEATSIASS; this is encoded by the coding sequence ATGTCATCCGCTGTCGCTGCCGCCGTTGGTTTTAAAGAATGGTCCTTTGTTTGTGAGGCCCTTGGTCAGGGTGTGCAAACCCTCATCCTCCGCAAAGGTGGCATTCACGAGGGCAAAAAGGGTTTTCAGTTTTCCCATGAAAACTTCTGGCTGTTTCCCACCGGGTTTCATGCCCAGGAGGCCCAGCTGAACTGGCTGCCGCCAAACGCCGCCGAAGTCACGGTTCCACAGGATGAAATGCGTGAATCGGTCGAGATCCGCCATTTCGCCAAAATGCATGCGGTATGGCGTGTCACCGATTGGAACCGAGTCTCCGCCCTTGCCCCGTTTCATGTGTGGACGGAGGAGGTCGTGCGCGAGCGTTTCGCCTGGAACGAAGAGAGCTGCCTGCACATTGCGCTGGTGCGAGTTTCCACCCTTCCGCAAACGTGGAGCTTCCCCTATCAACGTGGTTACGGCGGCTGCCGCTCATGGGTCAACCTCCCCGAAGAAGGCATCGCACTCGAATCCCAGCTCGCCGATGTCCTCGACGATTCCACCTGGCAGCAGCAGGCCGCCAGCATCCGCACCCTTCTCGGCGAAGCCACCAGCATTGCCTCCTCATGA
- a CDS encoding zinc ribbon domain-containing protein, which yields MAYLNSKPRNPKVCPVCGEDVPPKALACPECGSDHNTGWKKDAYQNDGLNLPDEEFDYDEFIKEEFGGASPRPSGLRPLWWITGIVLLVVWIYTLISAG from the coding sequence ATGGCCTACCTCAACAGCAAACCCCGCAATCCCAAGGTTTGTCCGGTGTGTGGCGAGGACGTTCCGCCCAAAGCCCTGGCCTGTCCTGAGTGTGGTTCCGACCACAACACCGGCTGGAAAAAGGACGCGTATCAAAATGACGGTCTGAATCTTCCCGATGAGGAATTCGACTACGATGAATTCATCAAGGAAGAATTTGGTGGAGCCAGTCCGCGACCCAGTGGCCTGCGCCCTCTCTGGTGGATCACCGGCATCGTCCTCCTCGTGGTTTGGATCTACACATTAATCAGCGCGGGCTGA
- a CDS encoding PQQ-binding-like beta-propeller repeat protein: MSLAQLVFVGFNKNVAALDRHSGTIVWEWRAAKGSSYVTLHLDRDLLIVAVDGYMYGLDAMTGEERWFNPMSGYGTGVTSIASVSGSVGNLPAAAAQTYQQQQQNDQATYHHSS; the protein is encoded by the coding sequence ATGAGTCTCGCCCAACTCGTCTTCGTCGGATTTAACAAAAACGTCGCTGCGCTGGATCGTCATAGCGGAACCATTGTCTGGGAGTGGCGCGCGGCCAAGGGTTCCTCATATGTCACCTTGCACCTCGACCGCGATCTGCTGATTGTGGCGGTGGACGGTTACATGTATGGCCTGGATGCAATGACCGGAGAGGAGCGCTGGTTCAATCCAATGTCAGGTTATGGGACGGGTGTCACTTCCATTGCATCGGTGAGTGGCAGTGTCGGCAACCTCCCTGCGGCTGCGGCGCAGACCTATCAGCAACAGCAGCAAAACGATCAGGCGACCTATCATCATTCCAGTTGA
- a CDS encoding CYTH domain-containing protein, giving the protein MLFDPTLICCPTSMPVEIERKFLVASDAWREGASGTMMKQGYLARDPDRTVRIRIAGENAFVTIKGRRSGLARDEFEYAIPLSDAEELLRLCLPPLIEKTRFIVLHAGNRWEVDEFYGDNAGLIVAELELPSEDAAFEKPSWLGAEVSDDPRYFNSRLAQHQFKDW; this is encoded by the coding sequence TTGCTTTTTGACCCGACACTGATTTGCTGCCCAACATCAATGCCTGTCGAAATCGAACGTAAATTCCTGGTGGCCTCTGACGCATGGCGTGAGGGAGCCTCGGGAACCATGATGAAGCAGGGTTATCTGGCGCGCGACCCTGATCGCACCGTGAGAATCCGCATCGCAGGCGAAAACGCCTTCGTCACCATCAAGGGACGCCGAAGCGGACTGGCAAGGGATGAGTTTGAATATGCCATTCCACTGTCGGACGCGGAGGAGCTTCTCCGATTGTGTCTGCCACCGTTGATCGAGAAAACGCGCTTCATCGTTCTGCATGCCGGCAACCGTTGGGAGGTGGATGAATTTTATGGCGACAACGCAGGATTGATTGTCGCGGAACTTGAGCTGCCGTCAGAGGACGCCGCATTTGAAAAACCGTCATGGCTGGGCGCAGAAGTCTCGGATGATCCGCGTTATTTCAATTCACGACTGGCGCAACATCAATTCAAGGATTGGTAA
- a CDS encoding glycosyltransferase family 39 protein, translating into MSLRIVRLVLLALLLATVAILIFGPDSKDHVKDIEKALDAGKKVDWWDDAAIGVRYAAWINLGLLTVLLATSGFWGITKDAISKVALWEDKARWFWPVVLFAMLLGVAVRAPLASKSLWWDESWQMMQASHGRWKVDAKDPDKVEFQRHDWKRAAWYYQKPTNHAPMSVAQKSSQSVWRLFTGAPPHAFSDLAARVPALLSSALSVLLLACLLRSWGRPAAGVWAAMLLALHPWALRYGVDARGYAFVLPMSIAALFAVTRLVQTRGTSWWAWLGLALAEFVWLWAYPQAVFDLLMVNLVLIGLLWMRVEKDQRWSMLGRVVAVNVMAATLFIQAFLPNAMQALRWAGNETVSQPFSLSLFNSLLSHLFLGVAHGWGPGVEAAGLPTSYPSAAPWGLTVEFLWLMPVLLIALWFFTPKDFGGLKKGPWLLLAAPVVGSGLYVAMSVVTDGYFYPRFVISMLPVWLAFTCLVLGSNKPGFNWRIVPVAMVLVMLISPVWAAQLKVLMERPIAPIHDVADFMSEKVTATDGKALIACFGHGREIMPLYAPNMRLIDSFADLQALAQEAKDAQRPLYVAYGHVQFNSGVFPEAIQMLRAPTLFREIAAFNGIESEFYYRVLESVTITNP; encoded by the coding sequence ATGTCTCTACGTATTGTTCGGCTCGTTTTGCTTGCCCTGTTGCTGGCGACGGTGGCGATTTTGATCTTTGGTCCTGACAGCAAGGATCATGTGAAGGATATCGAGAAGGCGTTGGATGCAGGGAAGAAAGTCGACTGGTGGGACGATGCGGCGATCGGGGTTCGTTATGCGGCGTGGATCAATCTTGGGTTGTTGACGGTGCTGCTGGCAACCAGTGGATTTTGGGGGATCACGAAGGACGCGATTTCCAAAGTGGCGCTTTGGGAAGACAAGGCACGGTGGTTTTGGCCGGTGGTTTTGTTCGCGATGTTGCTGGGTGTGGCCGTGAGGGCACCACTGGCCAGCAAGAGTTTGTGGTGGGATGAAAGCTGGCAGATGATGCAGGCGAGCCATGGTCGGTGGAAGGTGGATGCCAAGGATCCTGACAAGGTGGAATTCCAACGTCACGACTGGAAACGTGCGGCGTGGTATTATCAAAAACCGACCAATCATGCGCCGATGTCGGTTGCACAAAAATCGAGCCAGTCGGTATGGCGTCTGTTCACTGGTGCTCCGCCACATGCGTTCAGCGATCTGGCAGCTCGGGTGCCAGCGTTGTTGAGTTCGGCGCTGTCGGTGTTGTTACTGGCGTGTTTGTTGCGATCATGGGGTCGACCGGCGGCAGGGGTTTGGGCGGCGATGTTGCTGGCGCTGCATCCTTGGGCGCTGAGGTATGGCGTTGATGCGCGAGGTTATGCGTTCGTTCTGCCGATGAGCATTGCTGCGTTGTTTGCCGTCACCCGGCTGGTGCAAACGAGGGGCACGAGTTGGTGGGCCTGGCTGGGATTGGCGCTGGCAGAGTTTGTGTGGCTTTGGGCGTATCCGCAGGCGGTGTTTGATTTGTTGATGGTGAACCTGGTGCTCATTGGTTTGCTGTGGATGCGCGTGGAGAAAGATCAGCGTTGGTCAATGCTGGGTCGGGTGGTGGCGGTCAATGTCATGGCTGCGACGCTGTTCATCCAGGCGTTCCTTCCCAATGCCATGCAGGCCTTGCGTTGGGCGGGCAATGAAACCGTTTCGCAGCCATTTTCGCTGTCGTTGTTCAACAGTCTTTTGAGCCATTTGTTTTTGGGAGTGGCCCATGGGTGGGGGCCGGGGGTGGAGGCGGCCGGGTTGCCGACGAGTTATCCGAGCGCCGCGCCGTGGGGTCTCACGGTGGAATTTCTCTGGTTGATGCCGGTGTTGCTTATCGCGCTTTGGTTCTTTACTCCGAAAGACTTTGGTGGACTAAAGAAAGGCCCCTGGCTTCTGCTCGCAGCTCCGGTCGTTGGCAGTGGGTTGTATGTGGCGATGTCGGTGGTTACCGATGGTTACTTTTATCCGCGATTTGTCATCAGCATGTTGCCGGTCTGGTTGGCGTTTACCTGTCTGGTCCTCGGCTCGAACAAACCCGGTTTTAACTGGCGGATCGTTCCCGTGGCGATGGTGCTGGTGATGTTGATCTCACCGGTATGGGCCGCGCAGCTGAAAGTATTGATGGAGCGTCCCATTGCTCCCATTCACGATGTTGCGGACTTCATGAGCGAAAAAGTCACGGCGACTGATGGCAAAGCGTTGATCGCCTGCTTCGGACACGGACGCGAAATCATGCCGCTGTATGCACCCAACATGCGCTTGATCGACTCTTTCGCCGACCTACAGGCGCTTGCGCAGGAAGCAAAAGATGCCCAGCGTCCTTTGTATGTGGCTTATGGCCATGTGCAGTTCAACAGCGGCGTGTTTCCGGAGGCCATCCAGATGTTGCGAGCGCCGACGTTGTTTCGTGAAATTGCTGCCTTCAACGGCATTGAGTCGGAGTTTTATTACCGCGTTTTGGAATCGGTCACGATTACCAATCCTTGA